One part of the Leucobacter triazinivorans genome encodes these proteins:
- a CDS encoding APC family permease, with protein sequence MTKLKRSLGFGAAYAASTGLVVSGTAMVSLGNGFGTGGLAFAIPAFIGLVIIVMVAISYGELASMLPGGGMVGEYTLPALGRLMAIIAVLGGYLVLVSADGGTQLLVAGESFQSLTGFPAAAFSFLLLAILLVLNISGVDIFARVQIPIVFGMMAVLAIMGLAGVFGFTGQERVDNPLLATDWGTLASMGAVAIWLYIGMEFVAPLAEEVKRPWKTIPMAMILGVSTIFVVDVLFGWGATRYADLAEMAASSIPHVVGATAIFGATGGLVMTGVTILASFSTGNSYLAAIPRMLYGLANEGLLPRWFARVSRRSRVPWAGMLVTAGCMAAVLLYSTFAQGGIDLILNLISVACVTWLISYIIAQIDVVVLRRRYPRARRPFKTPLYPLPQILGIASCAYLIIFIVPDMEQRLIVWSSAGVILGAIALFAVIWLKRNRLPLFAPTDLVHTQNNIVVRSESLEEEPEIALDSAARAPEGGLR encoded by the coding sequence ATGACGAAACTCAAGAGAAGCCTCGGCTTCGGGGCCGCCTACGCCGCCTCGACCGGGCTCGTCGTCTCCGGCACGGCAATGGTCTCGCTGGGCAACGGGTTCGGCACGGGCGGACTCGCCTTCGCGATCCCCGCCTTCATCGGACTCGTCATCATCGTCATGGTGGCGATCTCCTACGGCGAGCTGGCGTCGATGCTCCCCGGGGGCGGGATGGTGGGCGAGTACACGCTGCCCGCGCTGGGACGCCTGATGGCCATCATCGCGGTGCTGGGCGGGTACCTCGTGCTCGTCTCGGCAGACGGCGGCACGCAGCTGCTCGTGGCCGGAGAATCGTTCCAGTCGCTCACCGGCTTCCCCGCCGCGGCCTTCTCGTTCCTCCTGCTCGCGATCCTGCTCGTCCTCAACATCTCCGGCGTCGACATCTTCGCGCGCGTGCAGATCCCCATCGTGTTCGGCATGATGGCCGTGCTCGCGATCATGGGGCTCGCCGGCGTGTTCGGATTCACCGGGCAGGAGCGGGTCGACAACCCGCTGCTCGCTACCGACTGGGGCACCCTCGCGTCGATGGGTGCCGTGGCGATCTGGCTCTACATCGGCATGGAGTTCGTCGCACCGCTCGCCGAGGAGGTCAAGCGCCCCTGGAAGACCATTCCGATGGCGATGATCCTGGGAGTCTCGACCATCTTCGTCGTCGACGTGCTCTTCGGGTGGGGCGCGACCCGCTACGCGGATCTCGCCGAGATGGCCGCGTCCTCGATTCCCCACGTCGTGGGAGCCACCGCGATCTTCGGCGCCACCGGCGGCCTCGTGATGACCGGCGTGACGATTCTCGCGTCGTTCTCCACCGGGAACTCATACCTCGCCGCGATCCCGCGCATGCTCTACGGCCTCGCCAACGAGGGGCTCCTGCCCCGGTGGTTCGCGCGGGTGAGCCGTCGCAGCCGGGTGCCGTGGGCGGGCATGCTCGTCACTGCGGGCTGCATGGCGGCCGTGCTGCTCTACTCGACCTTCGCCCAGGGCGGGATCGACCTGATCCTCAACCTCATCAGCGTGGCCTGCGTGACCTGGCTGATCAGCTACATCATCGCTCAGATCGACGTCGTCGTGCTGCGGCGCCGGTACCCGCGCGCCCGTCGCCCCTTCAAGACGCCGCTCTATCCGCTGCCCCAGATCCTCGGCATCGCGTCCTGCGCGTACCTGATCATCTTCATCGTGCCCGACATGGAGCAGCGCCTGATCGTCTGGTCCAGCGCCGGCGTGATCCTGGGGGCCATCGCACTGTTCGCGGTGATCTGGCTGAAGCGCAATCGCCTGCCGCTGTTCGCGCCGACCGATCTCGTCCACACCCAGAACAACATCGTGGTGCGATCGGAGAGCCTCGAGGAGGAGCCGGAGATCGCTCTCGACTCCGCGGCCCGTGCGCCCGAGGGAGGCCTGCGGTGA
- a CDS encoding helix-turn-helix domain-containing protein yields the protein MSLSLRKLLQNPSLHLRLIVGGEDEATAEQSFDQEFEWLHATDMIDPTPFLGPAEVILTLGWQFPVVHSADPSVPEVRVPPERLERIYEDYAALVAAHGVIGIGFGSDVVHRGVPHQLALACRRHGLILFDVPYEISFMDLLQEAARVLQRDQTERYTRSLRAQKAIANAATRRDGLNATLRETARQLGCGVALYDPLGRPVTVVEAPDGPRIGEAELTPIVQTTLEGEQRFRSAQVTPEVEAVLQMLGEPGAPSGMLVLTLSRGFDDLSRNVLSSVLALVSVSLEQNQALASLHLTLREALLQLVLSGSVSVTRHIVESVWGPLPAPPLVTLIGVPQHFDAERLMPALEGLQAGTEFPLFFARYRSDAALLVQERDVDLLIEHLRPFSLVLGSSRCERWEGLALALEEAKKAADFGLRRGVAGVTAFPDIWREGVSDLIDASDAAHVARRLLGRLGAQDRESGTELVRTLAVWLRHHGRPLPAARELEIHRHTLAHRLEQISMLTASDLDDFQARAELALALRYYQS from the coding sequence GTGTCTCTCAGTCTGCGCAAGCTGCTCCAGAACCCCTCGCTGCACCTGCGCCTGATCGTCGGAGGCGAGGACGAGGCCACCGCGGAGCAGAGCTTCGATCAGGAGTTCGAGTGGCTGCACGCGACGGACATGATCGATCCCACGCCGTTCCTCGGGCCGGCGGAGGTCATCCTGACGCTCGGCTGGCAGTTCCCGGTGGTGCACTCGGCGGACCCCTCCGTGCCCGAGGTGCGTGTTCCCCCCGAGCGGCTCGAGCGCATCTACGAGGACTACGCGGCGCTCGTCGCTGCGCACGGCGTGATCGGGATCGGTTTCGGGAGCGACGTGGTGCACCGCGGGGTGCCGCACCAGCTGGCGCTCGCGTGCCGCCGTCACGGCCTGATCCTCTTCGACGTGCCCTATGAGATCTCGTTCATGGATCTGCTGCAGGAGGCCGCGCGCGTGCTGCAGCGGGACCAGACCGAGCGGTACACCCGCTCGCTGCGCGCGCAGAAGGCGATCGCCAACGCCGCCACCCGGCGCGACGGTCTCAACGCCACGCTGCGCGAGACCGCGCGTCAACTCGGATGCGGCGTCGCGCTCTACGATCCGCTCGGGCGCCCCGTCACGGTCGTCGAGGCTCCCGACGGCCCGCGGATCGGCGAGGCGGAGCTCACGCCGATCGTGCAGACGACGCTGGAGGGCGAACAGCGCTTCCGTTCGGCGCAGGTGACGCCGGAGGTCGAGGCCGTGCTGCAGATGCTCGGCGAGCCCGGCGCGCCGAGCGGCATGCTGGTGCTGACGCTGAGCCGAGGTTTCGACGACCTGTCGCGCAACGTGCTCTCCAGCGTGCTGGCGCTGGTGAGCGTCTCGCTCGAGCAGAACCAGGCTCTGGCCTCGCTGCACCTCACCCTCCGCGAGGCGCTGCTGCAGCTCGTACTCTCGGGCAGCGTCTCGGTCACGCGCCACATCGTCGAGAGCGTGTGGGGGCCGCTCCCCGCTCCCCCGCTGGTGACGCTCATCGGCGTCCCGCAGCACTTCGACGCCGAACGCCTCATGCCGGCGCTCGAGGGCCTCCAGGCGGGCACCGAGTTCCCGCTCTTCTTCGCCCGCTACCGCAGCGACGCCGCACTGCTGGTGCAGGAGCGCGACGTCGACCTGCTGATCGAGCACCTGCGCCCGTTCTCCCTGGTGCTCGGGAGCTCGCGATGCGAGCGCTGGGAGGGCCTCGCCCTAGCGCTCGAGGAGGCGAAGAAGGCGGCGGACTTCGGGCTGCGCCGCGGTGTCGCGGGGGTCACGGCCTTTCCGGACATCTGGCGCGAAGGGGTCTCAGATCTCATCGACGCGTCGGACGCGGCGCACGTGGCCCGCCGCCTGCTCGGGCGGCTGGGGGCGCAGGACCGCGAGAGCGGCACCGAGCTCGTCCGCACGCTCGCGGTCTGGCTGCGGCACCACGGCCGTCCGCTCCCCGCGGCTCGAGAACTCGAGATCCACCGGCACACGCTCGCGCATCGCCTCGAGCAGATCTCGATGCTCACCGCATCGGATCTCGACGACTTCCAGGCGCGGGCAGAGCTCGCTCTGGCTCTGCGCTACTACCAGTCCTAG
- the ald gene encoding alanine dehydrogenase, translated as MRVGIPTEIKNNENRVAITQAGVFELARRGHEVLVQAGAGLGSAITDAEYTAAGATIVAGADEVWSQSDMILKVKEPIAAEYDKMRKGQVLFTYLHLAADKTLTEKVLESGTTAIAYETVQVGRALPLLAPMSEVAGRLSAQVGAYALMKANGGRGVLLGGVTATRRGKVVVIGGGAAGEQAARIAYGMGADVTIIDIFIPRLKQLEDEFDGRIQTRTSNAHNITEALKDADLVIGSVLIPGEKAPKLVTDEMVAQMKPGSVLVDIAIDQGGCFENSRPTTHDDPTFPVHNSIYYCVANMPGAVPETSTAALTNATLPYVVALADKGWVSALQADPALALGLNAHDGVLTFKGVADAFPELAYSSVEDVLAANA; from the coding sequence ATGCGCGTCGGTATTCCCACCGAAATCAAGAACAACGAGAACCGCGTCGCCATCACGCAGGCCGGTGTCTTCGAGCTCGCCCGCCGCGGCCACGAGGTGCTGGTGCAGGCCGGCGCCGGTCTCGGTTCGGCCATCACCGATGCCGAGTACACGGCCGCCGGCGCGACAATCGTCGCGGGCGCCGACGAGGTGTGGTCGCAGTCCGACATGATCCTCAAGGTCAAGGAGCCCATCGCGGCCGAGTACGACAAGATGCGCAAGGGCCAGGTGCTGTTCACCTACCTGCACCTCGCCGCAGACAAGACACTCACCGAGAAGGTGCTCGAATCAGGCACCACCGCCATCGCCTACGAGACCGTGCAGGTGGGCCGCGCGCTGCCCCTGCTCGCCCCGATGTCCGAGGTGGCGGGCCGGCTCTCCGCGCAGGTCGGCGCGTACGCGCTCATGAAGGCCAACGGGGGCCGCGGCGTGCTGCTCGGCGGCGTCACCGCGACCCGTCGCGGCAAGGTCGTCGTCATCGGCGGCGGTGCCGCCGGCGAGCAGGCCGCGCGCATCGCCTACGGCATGGGTGCCGACGTCACGATCATCGACATCTTCATCCCGCGCCTCAAGCAGCTCGAGGACGAGTTCGACGGCCGCATCCAGACCCGCACCTCGAACGCGCACAACATCACCGAGGCGCTCAAGGATGCCGATCTCGTGATCGGCTCCGTGCTGATCCCGGGCGAGAAGGCCCCCAAGCTCGTCACCGACGAGATGGTTGCCCAGATGAAGCCGGGCTCGGTGCTCGTCGACATCGCCATCGACCAGGGCGGCTGCTTCGAGAACTCCCGCCCCACCACGCACGACGACCCCACCTTCCCGGTGCACAACTCGATCTACTACTGCGTGGCGAACATGCCCGGCGCCGTGCCCGAGACCTCGACCGCGGCGCTCACCAACGCGACGCTCCCCTACGTCGTCGCACTGGCCGATAAGGGGTGGGTGTCCGCACTGCAGGCCGATCCCGCACTCGCCCTCGGCCTCAACGCGCACGACGGGGTCCTCACCTTCAAGGGCGTCGCCGACGCCTTCCCCGAGCTCGCCTACTCGAGCGTCGAGGACGTGCTCGCGGCGAACGCGTAA
- a CDS encoding Lrp/AsnC family transcriptional regulator, producing the protein MSEGSKNLRPEADLDDVDRKIVDELQANGRITNAELAERVGVAASTCIARVRSLVARRIITGFTASVDPRAMGLGLEVLVSVTVRSGARQRIAELSDELRSLPEVMQLFFLGGVEDFIIHLAARDSDHVRDFVMEHLSAHPAVSSTRTSIVFSHHQNPVRVER; encoded by the coding sequence ATGTCCGAAGGATCGAAGAATCTGCGCCCGGAGGCGGACCTCGACGACGTCGATCGGAAGATCGTGGACGAGCTGCAGGCGAACGGTCGCATCACCAACGCCGAACTGGCAGAGCGCGTGGGTGTCGCCGCATCCACCTGCATCGCGCGGGTGCGGAGCCTGGTCGCGCGCCGGATCATCACGGGGTTCACGGCGAGCGTGGATCCGAGGGCGATGGGGCTCGGGCTCGAGGTGCTGGTGAGCGTGACCGTGCGTTCGGGCGCGCGGCAGCGCATCGCCGAGCTGAGCGACGAGCTGCGCTCGCTGCCCGAGGTGATGCAGCTCTTCTTCCTCGGCGGTGTCGAAGACTTCATCATCCATCTCGCGGCCCGGGATTCCGACCACGTGCGCGATTTCGTCATGGAGCACCTGTCCGCGCACCCGGCGGTCTCATCGACCCGCACGAGCATCGTCTTCAGTCACCATCAGAACCCGGTGCGCGTGGAGCGCTGA
- a CDS encoding cation:proton antiporter, translated as MEYELVAVAAVILLVGASILGSRIRIAAPLLLVLLGIGIGYLPFVPPIEIDPEVILVVVLPPLLYAAAVNVPIVDFRRNVRPVVGLSVILVIISAVAVGFLVHWIVPVVPLPAAMALGAVVSPTDAVAATSIGKRLGMPERVVTILEGESLVNDATSLVLLKTAIAATAGSFALSAAAGTFALAAAVAIAIGLLIGVITVWVRSKLTNPVHDTIVSFTVPFIAFVPAEQLQASGVLAVVVTGLYTGHHASRRFNAAARMNERLNWRTVQFILENGVFLVMGLQLHSLVEQVSESTLQLEHIGALSLVLVAVLIACRAAFVTPLVAGMRGATRQYERRSAGYSQLNARVQRSGAAERADRRMIDRLRRLDMRARRSAADLAHEREQRLGWRDGVVLSWSGMRGVVTLAAAQSIPTTVPYRPQLVLAAFAVAVVTLLLHGLTLPALIRRLWPHGAGTGGEHAELTALSRDLNAAADEAIDEALAERAEAPDRTATPVGPGDAAQADEGARAGDPAAPSGAEADEGARSDGTARGATITEEAARRARIGARHALLPIAPAADPTAPVGLPGAESPGQLQRRLARVALDAQREALLEERAIGRYSSRSLRAAELALDAYETRLSPPAPH; from the coding sequence ATGGAATACGAGCTCGTCGCCGTGGCCGCCGTCATCCTCCTCGTCGGCGCCTCGATCCTCGGCAGCAGGATCCGTATCGCCGCTCCCCTGCTGCTCGTGCTGCTCGGGATCGGCATCGGGTACCTCCCTTTCGTACCCCCCATCGAGATCGATCCCGAGGTCATCCTCGTCGTCGTGCTCCCTCCCCTGCTCTACGCCGCGGCCGTCAACGTGCCGATCGTCGACTTCCGGCGCAACGTCCGGCCGGTCGTCGGTCTGTCGGTGATCCTGGTGATCATCTCGGCCGTGGCCGTGGGCTTCCTGGTGCACTGGATCGTGCCCGTCGTGCCGCTCCCGGCGGCGATGGCGCTCGGCGCGGTCGTCAGTCCGACCGATGCGGTCGCGGCGACCTCGATCGGCAAGCGGCTCGGCATGCCCGAGCGGGTCGTGACGATCCTCGAGGGCGAGAGCCTGGTGAACGATGCCACGTCGCTGGTGCTGCTCAAGACGGCCATCGCCGCCACCGCCGGGAGCTTCGCGCTGTCCGCAGCGGCGGGAACCTTCGCCCTCGCCGCAGCGGTGGCCATCGCGATCGGCCTCCTCATCGGCGTGATCACCGTCTGGGTCCGATCGAAGCTCACGAACCCGGTGCACGACACGATCGTCTCGTTCACCGTGCCGTTCATCGCCTTCGTGCCCGCCGAGCAGCTGCAGGCGTCCGGTGTGCTCGCGGTTGTCGTGACCGGCCTCTACACCGGGCATCACGCCTCCCGCAGGTTCAACGCCGCGGCCCGCATGAACGAGCGCCTCAATTGGCGCACCGTGCAGTTCATCCTGGAGAACGGCGTATTCCTGGTGATGGGCCTGCAGCTGCACTCGCTCGTGGAGCAGGTGAGCGAGAGCACGCTGCAGCTGGAGCACATCGGGGCGCTCTCGCTCGTGCTGGTGGCCGTCCTCATCGCGTGCCGCGCCGCATTCGTGACCCCGCTCGTCGCCGGCATGCGCGGCGCCACCCGGCAGTACGAGCGCCGCAGCGCCGGCTACTCGCAGCTCAACGCACGCGTGCAGCGCTCAGGCGCGGCCGAACGCGCCGACCGCCGAATGATCGATCGCCTCCGCAGGCTCGATATGCGCGCCCGGCGGTCGGCGGCCGACCTCGCGCACGAGCGGGAACAGCGCCTGGGCTGGCGCGACGGCGTCGTGCTGTCGTGGAGCGGCATGCGGGGCGTGGTCACCCTGGCCGCGGCGCAGTCGATCCCCACGACCGTGCCCTACCGTCCGCAGCTCGTGCTCGCCGCCTTCGCGGTCGCGGTCGTCACGCTGCTGCTGCACGGCCTGACGCTCCCGGCGCTCATCCGCAGGCTCTGGCCGCACGGGGCCGGCACGGGCGGCGAGCACGCCGAACTCACCGCACTGAGCCGCGATCTGAACGCGGCCGCCGACGAGGCAATCGACGAGGCGCTCGCCGAGCGGGCTGAGGCGCCGGATCGGACCGCGACCCCCGTCGGGCCCGGCGACGCAGCGCAGGCCGATGAGGGGGCGCGTGCCGGCGATCCCGCTGCGCCCAGCGGAGCCGAGGCCGATGAGGGGGCGCGCAGCGACGGCACCGCCCGAGGGGCGACGATCACGGAGGAAGCCGCGCGACGGGCGAGGATCGGAGCACGCCACGCGCTTCTCCCCATCGCGCCGGCCGCAGACCCGACCGCGCCGGTCGGCCTGCCGGGTGCGGAGTCCCCCGGGCAGCTGCAGCGGCGCCTCGCCCGGGTCGCGCTCGACGCGCAGCGGGAGGCGCTGCTCGAGGAGCGCGCGATCGGGCGCTACAGCTCGCGGTCGCTGCGGGCGGCCGAGCTGGCGCTCGACGCCTACGAGACGCGGCTGAGCCCTCCGGCGCCGCACTGA
- a CDS encoding winged helix DNA-binding domain-containing protein — protein MNPVLTSADVLAMRMRALGLVPGAPVERRPGSDTNGATGPDGATGTDAGSGSDSGADRIAAVARHMLALQGQDWRSSRWALGVRAAHLAGDETTLAHVAAAFTEGRVVRTWPMRGTIHVVPAEDIGWVQSIAGARPLAGAAKRRAVLGLSDALLERLVEVSVQALRGGDGLSRGQLAETWTDAGIEWRSNWRYHVIWWLCQNGVAVFGPTDGVAEPRLVLAEEWIRDARTPEHPAAELAARYAAGRGPVRAKDLAWWAGIPAADAALGLDAAVEQGRLTRMRLADTTGAAGALWAPSDALETGSPVPEWLLLPAFDEHLLGYALRDPQLDPAHFERIVPGRNGMFLATVLHRGRVAGTWKRAARAGGGIEVAALPGARIDLEALAPEAGRWAAFHGLEPGPIRHADAASAGRDGL, from the coding sequence ATGAATCCGGTGCTCACCTCCGCAGACGTCCTGGCGATGCGCATGCGCGCGCTCGGGCTCGTCCCCGGGGCACCTGTCGAACGCCGGCCGGGCTCCGACACGAACGGCGCGACCGGGCCCGACGGCGCGACCGGGACGGACGCCGGATCCGGCAGCGACTCGGGCGCCGATCGCATCGCCGCCGTCGCACGGCACATGCTCGCGCTCCAGGGCCAGGACTGGCGCTCCTCGCGCTGGGCGCTGGGCGTGCGCGCGGCGCACCTCGCCGGCGACGAGACGACACTCGCGCACGTGGCGGCCGCGTTCACCGAAGGGCGAGTGGTGCGCACCTGGCCGATGCGGGGCACCATCCACGTGGTCCCCGCGGAGGACATCGGGTGGGTGCAGTCGATCGCGGGAGCGCGCCCGCTCGCCGGGGCTGCGAAGCGCCGTGCCGTGCTCGGGCTGAGCGATGCCCTGCTGGAGCGCCTCGTCGAGGTCTCGGTGCAGGCGCTCCGCGGCGGTGACGGGCTCTCGCGCGGGCAGCTCGCCGAGACCTGGACGGACGCCGGCATCGAGTGGCGGAGCAACTGGCGCTACCACGTCATCTGGTGGCTGTGCCAGAACGGCGTCGCGGTGTTCGGGCCGACCGACGGCGTCGCGGAGCCCCGGCTCGTGCTCGCCGAGGAGTGGATCCGCGACGCGCGCACGCCCGAGCATCCGGCGGCCGAGCTCGCCGCCCGCTATGCCGCGGGGCGCGGACCGGTGCGCGCGAAGGATCTGGCCTGGTGGGCCGGTATCCCCGCGGCCGACGCGGCACTGGGGCTCGACGCCGCGGTCGAGCAGGGCCGGCTGACACGCATGCGTCTGGCAGATACGACCGGCGCCGCAGGCGCGCTCTGGGCGCCCTCCGACGCACTCGAAACCGGGAGTCCCGTTCCCGAGTGGCTGCTGCTGCCGGCATTCGACGAGCATCTGCTCGGCTACGCGCTGCGCGACCCTCAGCTCGATCCGGCGCATTTCGAGCGCATCGTGCCGGGGCGCAACGGCATGTTCCTCGCGACCGTGCTGCACCGGGGGCGCGTGGCGGGCACGTGGAAGCGGGCGGCGCGGGCGGGCGGGGGCATCGAGGTCGCCGCGCTCCCCGGTGCCCGCATCGACCTCGAGGCGCTCGCTCCGGAGGCCGGGCGCTGGGCCGCCTTCCACGGTCTCGAGCCGGGCCCGATCCGGCACGCCGACGCGGCGTCCGCCGGCCGCGACGGCCTCTAG
- a CDS encoding NADH:flavin oxidoreductase/NADH oxidase, whose translation MADPQLFRPIRLRDLELRNRVWVAPMCQYSVAEEDGVPRDWHVQHLGGLARGGAGLVMAEATAVVPEGRISPRDLGLWNAAQTAAFARLADVVHAHGARFGVQLAHAGRKASTQPWLPGFSEGSVAVGSGGWETLAPSPIPFGDLATPRALDAEGVSRVVLAFAEAADRAVEAGIDLVEVHAAHGYLIHEFLSPLSNRRDDAYGGDLAGRARLLRDVVRAIRSRHPRLPLVVRLSATEWVAGGFDVEEAAVVSEWLAEDGADLLDVSSGGNVPDARIPVGPSYQVALAERVGRGPLPVSAVGLITSAAQAEGILATGQADVVSLGRPLLADPHLPIRWAHELRAATAEELVPPQYRRARF comes from the coding sequence ATGGCCGACCCCCAGCTCTTCCGCCCGATCCGCCTCCGGGACCTCGAACTGCGCAACCGGGTGTGGGTGGCGCCCATGTGCCAGTACTCGGTCGCGGAGGAGGACGGCGTGCCGCGCGACTGGCACGTGCAGCACCTCGGCGGTCTCGCCCGCGGAGGGGCGGGGCTCGTGATGGCCGAGGCGACCGCCGTGGTGCCCGAGGGGCGCATCTCTCCGCGAGATCTCGGGCTCTGGAACGCGGCGCAGACGGCCGCGTTCGCGCGTCTCGCCGACGTGGTGCACGCTCACGGCGCGCGCTTCGGCGTGCAGCTCGCGCACGCGGGCCGCAAGGCCTCCACCCAGCCCTGGCTGCCCGGGTTCTCCGAAGGATCGGTGGCCGTCGGGTCGGGGGGCTGGGAGACGCTGGCCCCCTCGCCGATTCCCTTCGGCGACCTCGCAACGCCTCGGGCTCTGGACGCGGAGGGCGTCTCACGGGTCGTGCTCGCCTTCGCCGAGGCCGCCGATCGGGCGGTCGAGGCCGGGATCGACCTCGTCGAGGTGCACGCCGCCCACGGCTACCTCATCCACGAGTTCCTGTCGCCGCTGTCGAACCGGCGCGACGACGCGTACGGAGGCGACCTCGCGGGACGCGCGCGGCTGCTGCGCGACGTGGTGCGCGCGATCCGGAGCCGGCATCCCCGGCTGCCCCTCGTGGTGCGCCTCTCGGCGACCGAGTGGGTGGCCGGCGGCTTCGATGTCGAGGAGGCCGCCGTCGTGTCGGAGTGGCTCGCGGAGGACGGCGCCGACCTTCTCGACGTCTCCTCCGGCGGCAACGTGCCCGACGCGCGCATCCCCGTCGGCCCCTCCTACCAGGTCGCGCTCGCGGAGCGCGTGGGACGCGGTCCGCTGCCGGTGAGCGCGGTCGGGCTCATCACCTCGGCGGCGCAGGCCGAGGGGATCCTCGCGACCGGTCAGGCAGACGTCGTCTCGCTCGGGCGCCCGCTGCTCGCGGACCCGCACCTGCCGATCCGCTGGGCCCACGAGCTCCGCGCTGCAACGGCCGAGGAGCTCGTGCCGCCGCAGTACCGCCGCGCGCGGTTCTGA
- a CDS encoding ABC transporter ATP-binding protein codes for MSTLLRILRFTRSLTPYYIGIMIAAAVVTAAGLAVPFITGRATDVIVSAVDSSVSGQETVADVAGEATRIVVLLAIALLAVSLVEAGIGNVGGYWGDVMSAKMRTILSTRYFEQLLALPQRYYDNELTGTIVARLNRSISEITNFMKTFSNMFVTLLLTTVSVLVISAWYYWPLAALLIIAYPLYLWLTTLTSRKWQRLEGEKNVHVDVASGRFAEVVGQMRVVKSFVRERSELDAFSRRFASTEQLTSRQSRHWHVMDAVRQGVLHLIFFVLYAIIFVRTVTGHFTPGEMVMLIQLMAMARQPVMSLSWVVDSAQRAIAGSKSYFEVMDLDPTRVDGGGARPVAPQAWRKPESEGAPDRPAVSFRDVHFGYDDGGDVLEGISFDVGPGERIAFVGESGGGKTTITNLLMGLYGVRSGRIEVVGAGDDLEALRRSVGVVFQEPNLFSGTIAENIAYGRPDATREEIEAVARRAAVDSFVERFPKGYDTVIGERGIKLSGGQKQRIAVARAMLKDAPILVLDEATSALDTKSERLVQAGLEDLMRGRTSLIIAHRLSTIAEVDRIVTLRDGRIDEIGTPAELAASGGIYAELLELQHSTAKADRKRLREFEVVG; via the coding sequence TTGAGCACGCTACTGCGCATCCTGAGGTTCACCCGATCCCTCACCCCGTACTACATCGGCATCATGATCGCGGCCGCGGTGGTCACCGCCGCAGGGCTCGCCGTGCCGTTCATCACCGGTCGCGCCACGGACGTGATCGTGAGCGCGGTGGATTCCTCGGTCTCGGGGCAGGAGACGGTGGCCGATGTCGCGGGTGAGGCGACACGCATCGTCGTGCTGCTGGCGATCGCCCTGCTGGCGGTGAGTCTCGTCGAGGCCGGCATCGGCAACGTGGGCGGCTACTGGGGCGACGTGATGAGCGCGAAGATGCGCACGATCCTCTCGACGCGCTATTTCGAGCAGCTCCTCGCACTGCCGCAGCGCTACTACGACAACGAGCTCACAGGCACGATCGTGGCGCGGCTCAACCGGTCGATCTCCGAGATCACGAACTTCATGAAGACCTTCTCGAACATGTTCGTGACGCTGCTGCTCACGACCGTCTCGGTGCTGGTGATCAGCGCCTGGTACTACTGGCCGCTCGCCGCGCTGCTGATCATCGCCTACCCGCTCTACCTGTGGCTGACCACGCTGACGAGCCGCAAGTGGCAGCGCCTCGAGGGCGAGAAGAACGTGCACGTCGACGTCGCGTCCGGGCGCTTCGCCGAGGTGGTCGGGCAGATGCGCGTGGTCAAGTCGTTCGTGCGGGAGCGCAGCGAGCTCGACGCCTTCAGCCGCCGCTTCGCGAGCACGGAGCAGCTCACGTCCCGGCAGTCGCGCCACTGGCACGTGATGGACGCGGTGCGTCAGGGCGTGCTGCACCTCATCTTCTTCGTGCTGTACGCGATCATCTTCGTGCGCACCGTCACAGGGCACTTTACGCCGGGCGAGATGGTGATGCTGATCCAGCTCATGGCCATGGCCCGGCAGCCCGTCATGAGCCTCAGCTGGGTGGTCGATTCGGCGCAGCGGGCGATCGCGGGATCGAAGTCGTACTTCGAGGTGATGGATCTCGATCCGACGCGGGTCGACGGCGGCGGGGCGCGCCCTGTCGCACCTCAGGCGTGGCGCAAACCCGAGTCCGAGGGCGCCCCGGATCGGCCGGCGGTGTCGTTCCGCGATGTGCACTTCGGCTACGACGACGGCGGGGATGTGCTCGAGGGCATCTCCTTCGACGTGGGGCCGGGGGAGCGGATCGCGTTCGTCGGCGAGTCCGGCGGCGGCAAGACCACGATCACCAATCTGTTGATGGGCCTCTACGGGGTGCGCTCGGGGCGCATCGAGGTGGTGGGCGCGGGCGACGACCTCGAGGCGCTGCGCCGCAGCGTCGGGGTCGTGTTCCAGGAGCCGAACCTGTTCTCGGGAACCATCGCCGAGAACATCGCCTACGGGCGTCCGGACGCGACGCGCGAGGAGATCGAGGCCGTGGCGCGACGCGCGGCGGTCGACTCGTTCGTCGAGCGCTTCCCGAAGGGCTACGACACGGTGATCGGCGAGCGCGGGATCAAGCTGTCGGGTGGGCAGAAGCAGCGGATCGCGGTGGCGCGCGCCATGCTGAAGGACGCGCCGATCCTCGTGCTCGACGAGGCGACCTCTGCGCTCGACACCAAGTCGGAGCGTCTCGTACAGGCCGGCCTGGAAGACCTGATGCGCGGGCGCACCAGTCTGATCATCGCGCATCGGCTCTCGACGATCGCCGAGGTGGACCGGATCGTGACGCTGCGCGACGGCCGCATCGACGAGATCGGCACGCCCGCGGAGCTGGCCGCGTCGGGCGGAATCTACGCCGAGCTGCTCGAGCTGCAGCACTCGACCGCGAAGGCGGATCGCAAGCGTCTGCGCGAGTTCGAGGTGGTGGGGTAG